One window of Candidatus Binatus sp. genomic DNA carries:
- a CDS encoding site-specific integrase, with product MKPEVPTVKEAVGKFLHDLEHGQQRKAATLQKHKNLLEKRLLPWCVEKGFRLLKQLDTDALREFRSGWPDSPITAQKNLERLRAFFWFSHSAGWVKSNPATAVKAPKAGKPSERVKVFTEDQIQRVLKACAQYPARNAYGHDNPARVLAFVLPLRYSGLRIGDCVGLKKENLENDRLFLRTQKSGESVYVPLPKVTVAALKKIENGGEHFFWTGNGLRKSAVADWQRSLRRVFEDAKITGNAHMFRHTFATDLLARGVPIEDVAILLGHATPIITAKYYSHFVKERRERLEDRVRALWV from the coding sequence GTGAAGCCCGAAGTCCCAACCGTGAAGGAGGCCGTCGGCAAGTTTCTTCACGACCTCGAACACGGACAGCAGCGCAAGGCGGCTACTCTTCAGAAACACAAGAACCTGTTGGAAAAGAGGTTGCTACCCTGGTGCGTTGAGAAGGGGTTTCGTCTTCTGAAACAGCTCGACACAGACGCCTTGCGCGAATTTCGTTCGGGCTGGCCAGATTCTCCGATCACGGCGCAGAAAAATCTTGAGCGTCTCCGCGCTTTCTTTTGGTTTAGTCACAGTGCCGGATGGGTCAAGAGCAACCCCGCCACAGCTGTAAAAGCCCCCAAGGCCGGCAAGCCATCTGAGCGGGTCAAGGTGTTCACCGAAGATCAAATCCAGAGAGTCCTCAAGGCGTGTGCTCAGTATCCCGCGCGCAATGCATACGGACACGACAACCCGGCACGCGTGCTCGCGTTCGTCCTGCCCTTGAGGTACTCCGGACTTCGAATTGGCGATTGCGTAGGACTGAAAAAGGAAAACTTGGAGAACGATCGACTGTTCCTCCGGACTCAGAAGTCTGGGGAGTCAGTATATGTTCCGCTTCCCAAAGTTACCGTCGCGGCTCTGAAGAAGATTGAAAATGGTGGCGAGCATTTCTTCTGGACGGGCAATGGCCTCAGAAAATCAGCCGTTGCCGACTGGCAACGCTCTCTTCGTCGGGTCTTCGAGGACGCAAAGATAACGGGCAACGCACACATGTTTCGTCACACATTTGCGACCGACCTTTTGGCGCGAGGAGTCCCTATTGAAGACGTCGCGATTCTTCTTGGACACGCAACCCCGATAATTACGGCGAAGTACTATTCACATTTCGTGAAGGAACGCCGAGAGCGTCTCGAAGATCGCGTCAGAGCGCTCTGGGTCTAG
- a CDS encoding replication-relaxation family protein gives MQDRDREIVRLASQYRVISSADIQLLSGGSDQAILRRLQRLFHHGYLDRPRSQRQIGNAPMVYALGQRGAELIAQETGQKPIADWSEKNRQLRTHYLEHGLMISRFQTALRYAGEANGKIRLERWLPDGAIRDTVWVEAGDRRERIPIAPDAFFILRLLNTGEAVHGFFEADRGTMDVPRFVTKLRGYFHFWRSGQQESRVGAKNCLVVTVTTSAERARNLTQACHAVNERGLRMFLFASETEYLPAIRRRVFDAIWQVPGDRRLHSMTE, from the coding sequence ATGCAGGATCGCGACCGGGAGATCGTCCGCCTGGCGTCTCAGTACCGCGTCATTTCATCAGCCGACATCCAACTCTTGAGTGGCGGCTCTGACCAAGCGATTCTCCGACGGCTTCAGCGACTGTTCCACCACGGCTACCTTGATCGTCCGCGCTCTCAGCGTCAAATCGGCAACGCGCCGATGGTCTACGCGCTCGGGCAACGTGGCGCCGAACTGATTGCGCAAGAGACGGGACAAAAGCCCATCGCCGACTGGAGCGAGAAGAATCGCCAACTCCGGACCCATTACCTCGAGCACGGCCTCATGATCAGCCGTTTTCAGACCGCGTTGCGCTATGCCGGCGAGGCCAACGGAAAGATTCGGCTTGAACGCTGGTTGCCAGACGGTGCCATTCGAGACACCGTCTGGGTCGAGGCCGGCGATCGGCGCGAGCGCATTCCGATAGCGCCGGACGCGTTCTTCATCCTGAGACTGCTGAACACGGGCGAAGCCGTTCACGGCTTCTTCGAGGCCGATCGCGGCACGATGGACGTGCCGCGGTTTGTCACGAAGCTTCGCGGCTACTTCCATTTCTGGCGGTCGGGCCAACAGGAATCGCGAGTCGGAGCCAAAAACTGCCTCGTCGTCACCGTGACGACGAGCGCCGAGCGGGCCAGGAATCTGACGCAAGCATGCCACGCGGTCAATGAGCGGGGCTTGCGAATGTTCCTGTTTGCGTCAGAGACGGAGTATCTGCCGGCAATCCGGCGCAGGGTGTTCGACGCCATCTGGCAGGTGCCTGGTGACAGGCGCTTGCACTCGATGACCGAGTGA
- a CDS encoding type IV secretory system conjugative DNA transfer family protein, producing MNAATHRNVRAYLNRELTIGQDMTTRDAVYLPLDVLMETSVHVVGASGYGKSFWLRNLIDQLITHHQSFSLLDPHGDLFAYAVSALRRSAVHPGRIVLLDPSDDRYSVGFNPLRAVDDPSEAASLVLDACLKAWGSASFDETPRLEGILRGMFRMLAESGLTLLESYEFLNVDHGEFRTALRERVSDPFVRQDWLEFEKLSRADRLAVVESSRNRIRRFLQSVRIQRMLGQTNRVLNLRQVMDTGQHFLVNLGGMSSSPETQRLLGSLLLNSIYHAAKMRNPARRRDHFVIVDECGQFASADLANSMDELRKYGVHFVLAHQRLRQLEREDSEVLSAILTNAKCRVVFGGLERLEAERMARELFTGAVRGDEVKHVAHGTRFRPVADVFEVESESWTDSEGEANGFSWGESSSTNTQQSESTAYEIDDNNRDGQHDEDDVVARTTAQGMSASSSQSSSGSRALQRSHSSGGSRSLVPITRYEEFQEETGRQFASVEEQWEERTARVHGLAKREALVRIYNGPVIHVRTPDVEVERNAGASDRFVTRALEACRYTQPVAAVEAESEERQRKVAALTAGATDPRLREPIRSFRE from the coding sequence ATGAACGCAGCTACGCACCGAAACGTTCGCGCGTACCTGAATCGCGAACTGACCATCGGTCAAGACATGACCACGCGAGATGCTGTGTACCTGCCCCTTGACGTCCTCATGGAGACGTCCGTCCACGTCGTTGGCGCGTCCGGGTACGGGAAAAGCTTCTGGCTCCGCAATCTGATCGACCAGCTCATCACACACCACCAGTCGTTCAGCCTGCTTGATCCCCACGGCGATCTTTTTGCCTATGCGGTTTCCGCCCTGCGCCGTTCGGCGGTGCACCCAGGACGCATTGTTCTGCTTGATCCTAGCGACGACCGCTACAGCGTTGGATTCAATCCGTTGCGCGCAGTTGACGATCCAAGTGAGGCTGCCAGCCTCGTGCTCGATGCGTGCCTCAAAGCGTGGGGCTCTGCGAGCTTCGACGAGACGCCGCGGCTCGAAGGAATTCTGCGGGGCATGTTCAGGATGCTTGCGGAAAGCGGCCTGACCCTGCTTGAAAGCTATGAATTCTTAAATGTCGACCATGGAGAGTTTCGGACCGCATTGCGAGAGCGGGTAAGCGATCCGTTCGTTCGGCAGGACTGGCTAGAGTTCGAAAAGCTCTCGCGCGCTGACCGGCTGGCAGTTGTGGAGAGCTCCAGGAATCGAATCCGTCGCTTTCTGCAAAGCGTTCGTATTCAACGGATGCTTGGACAGACAAACCGCGTGCTGAACCTGCGCCAGGTGATGGACACCGGTCAACACTTCTTGGTCAACCTCGGCGGCATGTCATCGTCACCCGAGACGCAGCGACTACTTGGATCCCTACTCCTCAATTCGATCTATCACGCCGCCAAGATGCGCAACCCCGCGAGACGCCGCGATCACTTCGTGATTGTCGACGAATGCGGCCAGTTCGCGAGCGCTGACCTAGCCAACTCCATGGACGAACTGAGGAAGTATGGAGTTCACTTTGTACTCGCACACCAGCGTCTCCGACAGCTCGAACGTGAAGATTCGGAAGTCCTTTCGGCGATCCTTACGAACGCGAAGTGCCGCGTCGTCTTCGGCGGACTCGAGCGCCTTGAAGCAGAGCGCATGGCTCGTGAGTTGTTCACCGGCGCAGTGCGCGGCGACGAGGTCAAGCACGTCGCGCATGGGACGAGATTTCGACCGGTGGCCGATGTGTTCGAGGTGGAGTCTGAGTCGTGGACCGACAGTGAGGGAGAGGCGAATGGTTTTTCGTGGGGTGAGTCATCGAGCACCAATACGCAGCAGAGTGAGAGCACAGCCTACGAGATTGATGACAATAATCGGGATGGACAGCACGACGAGGACGATGTTGTCGCTCGGACAACGGCGCAGGGCATGAGCGCAAGCAGCAGTCAATCTTCGAGTGGGTCGAGAGCCTTGCAGCGCTCGCATTCGTCAGGGGGCTCGCGCAGCCTCGTCCCGATAACTCGATACGAGGAATTCCAAGAGGAAACGGGACGCCAGTTTGCTTCGGTCGAAGAACAGTGGGAGGAGCGTACCGCGCGCGTCCACGGCTTAGCCAAGCGAGAAGCGCTTGTCCGTATCTACAACGGGCCGGTTATTCATGTGAGGACACCCGATGTCGAAGTAGAGCGGAACGCCGGCGCAAGCGACCGCTTTGTCACGCGGGCGCTCGAAGCCTGCCGCTATACCCAGCCCGTCGCCGCCGTCGAAGCGGAAAGCGAAGAGCGGCAGCGCAAAGTGGCGGCGCTGACCGCCGGCGCAACAGACCCAAGGCTCCGCGAGCCGATTCGAAGCTTCAGGGAGTGA